From a single Leopardus geoffroyi isolate Oge1 chromosome E1, O.geoffroyi_Oge1_pat1.0, whole genome shotgun sequence genomic region:
- the NT5C gene encoding 5'(3')-deoxyribonucleotidase, cytosolic type, whose translation MAARRARPVRVLVDMDGVLADFEAGLLRGFCRRFPGEPHVALEKRRGFLAREQYRALRPDLADKVASVYEAPGFFLDLEPIPGALEALQEMNNMQDTEVFICTSPLTKYEHCVAEKYRWVENHLGPQFVERIILTRDKTVVLGDLLIDDKDTIRGQEETPSWEHILFTCCHNQHLALPPTRRRLLSWSDNWREIIDSKRGGRDSG comes from the exons ATGGCGGCGCGGCGCGCGCGGCCGGTGCGGGTGCTGGTGGACATGGATGGCGTGCTGGCCGACTTCGAGGCCGGCCTCCTGCGGGGCTTCTGCCGCCGGTTCCCCGGGGAGCCGCACGTGGCGCTGGAAAAGCGCCGCGGCTTCCTCGCCCGCGAGCAGTACCGAGCCCTGCGGCCAGACCTGGCG GACAAAGTGGCCAGTGTTTATGAAGCCCCAGGCTTTTTCCTAGACTTGGAGCCTATCCCTGGAGCCTTGGAAGCCCTGCAGGAGATGAACAACATGCAGGA CACCGAAGTCTTCATCTGCACCAGCCCTCTGACGAAGTATGAACACTGTGTGGCCGAGAAG TACCGCTGGGTGGAGAATCACCTGGGGCCGCAGTTTGTGGAGCGCATTATCCTGACGAGGGACAAGACGGTGGTCTTGGGGGACCTGCTCATTGACGACAAGGACACCATTCGAG GCCAAGAGGAGACCCCAAGCTGGGAGCACATTTTGTTCACCTGCTGCCACAACCAGCACCTCGCCCTGCCCCCCACAAGGAGACGGCTGCTCTCCTGGAGTGACAACTGGAGGGAGATCATAGACAGCAAGCGGGGGGGCCGGGACAGTGGGTAG
- the JPT1 gene encoding jupiter microtubule associated homolog 1, with protein sequence MTTTTTFKGVDPNSRNSSRVLRPPGGGSNFSLGFDEPTEQPVRRNKMASSIFGTPEENPPSWAKSAGAKSSGGREDSESSGPQRRNSSEANSGDFFDLKGEGDIHENVDTDLQASLGQSEEKPVPAAPVPSPVAPAPAPSRRNPPGGKSSLVLG encoded by the exons atgaccaccaccaccaccttcaaGGGAGTCGACCCCAACAGCAGGAATAGCTCCCG GGTTTTGCGGCCTCCAGGTGGTGGATCCAATTTTTCATTAGGCTTTGATGAACCAACAGAACAACCCGTGAGGAGGAACAAAATGGCCTCTAGCATCTTTGGGACACCTGAGGAAAACCCCCCTTCATGGGCCAAGTCAGCAG GTGCCAAGTCTAGTGGTGGCAGAGAGGATTCTGAGTCATCTGGACCCCAGAGAAGGAACTCTTCTGAAGCAAACTCTGGAGACTTCTTCGATCTGAAG ggagAAGGCGACATTCATG AAAACGTGGACACAGATTTGCAGGCCAGCCTGGGGCAGAGCGAGGAGAAGCCCGTGCCCGCTGCCCCGGTGCCCAGCCCGGTGGCCCCGGCCCCAGCGCCGTCCCGAAGAAATCCCCCTGGCGGCAAGTCCAGCCTCGTCCTGGGTTAG